A window of Melopsittacus undulatus isolate bMelUnd1 chromosome 2, bMelUnd1.mat.Z, whole genome shotgun sequence contains these coding sequences:
- the LOC101868611 gene encoding hemoglobin subunit beta — protein sequence MVHWTGEEKQLITGLWGKVNVAECGAEALARLLIVYPWTQRFFSSFGNLSNAAAVLGNPKVRAHGQKVLTSFGEAVKNLDNIKATFAQLSELHCDKLHVDPENFRLLGDILIIVLAAHFGKDFSPDCQAAWQKLVRAVAHALARKYH from the exons ATGGTGCACTGGACAGGCGAAGAGAAGCAGCTCATCACCGGCCTCTGGGGCAAGGTCAATGTGGCCGAATGCGGAGCCGAGGCCCTGGCCAG gctgctgaTCGTCTACCCCTGGACACAGAGGTTCTTCTCCTCCTTCGGGAACCTGTCCAACGCCGCCGCTGTCCTCGGCAACCCCAAGGTCCGTGCCCACGGCCAGAAGGTGCTGACCTCCTTCGGGGAGGCCGTCAAGAACCTGGACAACATCAAGGCCACCTTTGCCCAGCTGTCCGAGCTGCACTGCGACAAGCTGCACGTGGACCCCGAGAACTTCAGG CTCCTGGGTGACATCCTCATCATCGTCCTGGCCGCCCACTTTGGGAAGGACTTCAGCCCCGACTGCCAGGCTGCCTGGCAGAAGCTGGTCCGCGCCGTGGCCCACGCTCTGGCCCGCAAGTACCACTGA
- the LOC117438970 gene encoding hemoglobin subunit epsilon, translating into MVHWTAEEKQLIASLWGKVNVEECGAEALARLLIVYPWTQRFFSSFGNLSSPTAIIGNPKVRAHGKKVLTSFGEAVKNLDNIKATYSKLSELHCEKLHVDPENFRLLGDILIIVLASHFAKDFTPACQFAWQKLVGVVAHALARKYH; encoded by the exons ATGGTGCACTGGACAGCCGAGGAGAAGCAGCTCATTGCCAGCCTCTGGGGCAAGGTCAACGTGGAGGAATGCGGAGCCGAGGCCCTGGCCAG GCTGCTCATCGTCTACCCCTGGACACAGAGGTTCTTCTCCTCCTTCGGGAACCtgtccagccccacagccatCATCGGGAACCCCAAGgtccgtgcccatggcaagAAGGTTCTCACCTCCTTCGGGGAGGCCGTCAAGAACCTGGACAACATCAAGGCCACCTACTCCAAGCTGTCGGAGCTGCACTGTGAGAAGCTGCACGTGGACCCCGAGAACTTCAGG ctcctcgGGGACATCCTCATCATCGTCCTGGCCTCCCACTTCGCCAAGGACTTCACCCCTGCCTGCCAGTTCGCCTGGCAGAAGCTGGTGGGAGTCGTGGCTCACGCTCTGGCGCGCAAGTACCACTGA
- the LOC101874896 gene encoding hemoglobin subunit rho → MAPWGGAAPGDKSLCGVRSTATGPCPPPAATMVHWTAEEKQLIASLWGKVNVEECGAEALARLLIVYPWTQRFFDNFGNLSSPTAIIGNPKVRAHGKKVLTSFGEAVKNLENLKATYSKLSELHCEKLHVDPENFRLLGDILIIVLAAHFTKDFTPACQATWQKLVGVVAHALAYKYH, encoded by the exons ATGGCCCCATggggaggagctgctccaggggatAAAAGCCTGTGTGGGGTCCGCAGCACAGCCACGGGTCCGTGTCCTCCTCCTGCCGCCACCATGGTGCACTGGACAGCCGAGGAGAAGCAGCTCATTGCCAGCCTCTGGGGCAAGGTCAACGTGGAGGAATGCGGAGCCGAGGCCCTGGCCAG gctgctgaTCGTCTACCCCTGGACACAGAGGTTCTTTGACAACTTTGGGAACCTGTCCAGCCCCACGGCCATCATCGGGAACCCCAAGgtccgtgcccatggcaagAAGGTGCTCACCTCCTTCGGGGAGGCCGTCAAGAACCTGGAGAACCTGAAGGCCACCTACTCCAAGCTGTCGGAGCTGCACTGTGAGAAGCTGCACGTGGACCCCGAGAACTTCAGG ctCCTGGGAGACATCCTCATCATCGTGCTGGCCGCACACTTCACCAAGGACTTCACCCCTGCCTGCCAGGCCACTTGGCAGAAGCTGGTCGGTGTGGTTGCCCATGCTCTGGCCTACAAGTACCATTAA